In one Aquila chrysaetos chrysaetos chromosome 24, bAquChr1.4, whole genome shotgun sequence genomic region, the following are encoded:
- the REXO4 gene encoding RNA exonuclease 4: MAKQSPAEPEAPGPSAAARGKGRRRRRKKVWRGGGETATGAGPKGPDMAAGAAPPRSPREFSSNWKALQEVLKQKAKNSNESISTCQTYTKKKHPLKAGNSQEVLAINGNGNVVKAKSTNKMDSGSAKDNPPLAKPKSKRVAVDTNLNGTKSDGKGCKEKKKNGNILKEKDDIKHKRRKAQEHVEQQPKEAEIWFDDVDPKDIEAAIGPEAAKIARRNLGLETGQSKQSVEQVLVKEKASEGLTRAVAMDCEMVGVGPKGEDSIVARVSIVNQFGKCVYDKYVKPTEEVTDYRTAVSGIRPENINTGEDFKTVQKEVADILNGRILVGHALRNDLKVLFLDHPQKKIRDTQRYKPFRQRVKNARPSLKLLCERLLNVQVQTSEHCSIQDAQAAMRLYTLEKKKWEAAVKNKSNNKNCKT; encoded by the exons ATGGCGAAGCAGAGCCCCGCGGAGCCCGAGGCGCCGGGGCCGAGCGCCGCGGCCCGcgggaagggcaggaggaggaggaggaagaaggtcTGGCGAGGCGGCGGGGAAACGGCGACGGGGGCCGGGCCGAAAGGGCCCGACATGGCGGCGGGGGCAGctcccccccgcagcccccgggaGTTCTCCTCCAACTGGAAGGCGCTGCAGGAG GTACTGAAACAAAAGGCCAAGAACTCCAACGAGTCCATCTCTACGTGTCAAACATACACTAAAAAGAAGCATCCACTCAAAGCAGGAAATAGCCAAGAAGTTCTGGCCATCAATGGGAACGGGAATGTGGTAAAGGCCAAATCCACAAATAAAATGGACAGTGGTTCTGCTAAAGACAATCCTCCTTTGGCTAAGCCAAAATCCAAGAGGGTTGCAGTGGATACGAATTTAAATGGCACCAAAAGCGACGGAAaaggctgcaaagaaaaaaagaaaaacggcaatattttaaaggagaaagatgATATAAAACATAAGAGGAGGAAAGCTCAAGAACATGTGGAGCAGCAACCCAAAGA GGCTGAAATCTGGTTTGATGATGTTGACCCAAAGGATATCGAAGCCGCAATAGGACCTGAAGCAGCAAAAATTGCTAGAAGAAATCTGGGACTCGAAACGGGCCAATCCAAACAGTCTGTGGAGCAGGTGCTGGTTAAAGAAAAGGCTTCTGAAGG GCTGACACGAGCAGTAGCCATGGACTGTGAGATGGTGGGAGTGGGACCCAAGGGTGAAGACAGTATTGTGGCTCGTGTGTCCATCGTCAACCAATTTGGAAAGTGCGTTTATGACAAGTATGTCAAGCCTACAGAAGAGGTGACTGATTACAGAACAGCTGTTAGTGGCATACGCCCTGAGAATATAAATACAG gtgaagattttaaaacagttcagaAGGAGGTCGCCGACATCTTGAATGGAAGGATTTTAGTTGGACATGCTTTACGCAATGATCTAAAG gTCCTATTTCTTGATCATCCTCAGAAGAAGATACGTGACACACAGAGATACAAGCCTTTCAGACAGAGAGTCAAG AATGCACGGCCATCATTGAAACTGCTCTGTGAGAGACTGCTAAATGTTCAAGTGCAGACATCGGAGCACTGCTCG ATTCAGGATGCACAAGCAGCTATGAGACTCTACAccttggagaaaaagaaatgggaagctGCTGTTAAGAACAAATCTAACAACAAAAATTGTAAAACTTGA